The Rhodothermales bacterium DNA segment CTGCCGGCTCGACGCCGGCGACGTGGCCGTCGCCCTGCTCCAGCACACTCCGGTTCATTTTTCGATCATCGACGGCAGGGTCGCCAATCACGGCAGCCAGGGGATGCGTGCCTCGAAGCCGTTCCCGGCCGGAATGCTGATCGCGTCCTCAGACGCCCTGTTGGCCGACTGGGCCGGGGCGCTCAAAATGGGGCTCGACCCGTACGCCTCGCGCCTGAACGCCCGGGCGCTGCACACGATCGGGCTGCCGGCCTCGTACGAAATCGCCGGCGACCTCGCGCCGATGGTCGGCTGGCTGAATCCGTCCCTCCTCCTGGCCGACGCCGTGCGCGCGCGCAACAAAAACCCGACGCTCCGCCGGCACGTCGCCCCCTGGATCACCACCGTCGACACCGCCCTGTTTCCCTTTAAACAGGGATTGGATGCCCAGGTGAACGGTTACCTCGCGCCGCTCCTCGCCGAGGTGGACGAACAGCCGTTTGTGGCCGGCGCCTACCTGGCCCTCAATGGCCTCCTCGCCTCCATCGAACAAGGGCTCTATGCCTGGCGCATCACGGCCGACAAAGGCCGGCTCCGTCGGCGGGAGGTCCCGCTCGGCATCGATCTTTCTCGTTTCCAGCCGGCCGACTTCGACGCCGTCGCTCAGTATATCCTCCCTCTGGCCGACATCGCCCGACACACCCCGCCCGATGCCAACGGCCTGCGCTGGCGGTATATCGACGGGTCCGTCCTGTTCGAGTACCGCCGTATCCTCCCCATCTCGTTCGACCGTTTCGTCGATCGTGTGGACATCGCGGCGGCCGTCGAAATGATGTATGACAACATCGGCGGAGCGCGGGTGACCGTGCAGCAGGACGAGCAGGGCCGTATCGTACACCAGGCCGAGCGCAACATCTACCTGCCACAGCCCAACTGGATGGTGTTTTTTGGGGGAGAGGACATCGATGTGGGGAAGATCGAGGTCGTGCGGTATGAAGCAGATCGCCGGCGGATCTTCTGGCGCGCCGTCGAAAGCGCCAACGGGTCCGCCGCGTTCGACGACGGGCTCGTCGCGTTCTCGCGCCACGGAGACGATGTCGAGATCCTGATCGTCGCCCGCCAGAAGTTTGCCCTGCCGCTGTTCTGGCAGGCGATTAATATGGATTATCTGCCGGAGATCAAGGCCCGAATGGTATCCGACGCCTACATCGCCTTTTTTTCGCGCACGGTGGCCAACTACGAGGCCGCGTACGAGGGCCGCGACACCCGTACGGGCCACGCCCTGGCCACGAAGGACGATGAAGACGGCCGGCCGCTCGCCATCGAGCAGATCGACGAGTTGTTGGCCATGCTGATGGACTTCCTGCGGCGCTGGGCGCAACCGACGAAGGGCGGGCCGACGAAGGACGGACAGGCGACGGCGTCGACCGACGCCATGGGGTATCGCCACCTGCCCGGAAAAGCCGCGGCGGAGCATCAGCCGGCGCTGTGGCGCGAGCTGGCCGAGGCCATGCAGCGCGACATGCGGCGCATGACCGGCACGACCGACACTAGCAGCTAAAATCACCATGCGCGCACTCGTCACCGGAGCCAGCGGTTTTATCGGCAGCCATCTGGCCCGCGGCCTGCGGCAGCGAGGGTACGACGTGTGCGGGCTCGTCCGCCCCACCAGCGACCGGCGTAATCTGACCGGGGTCGATCTCGCGCTGGTCCATGGAGACGTCCGCGAGCCTGCCACCCTCGACGCGGCCCTCGATGGCCGAGACATCGTCTTCCACGCCGCGTCGCCGTACACCTTCTGGGGGATTTCGGAGGTGGATCTCTTCGAGACGACTGTCGCCGGCGCACGGAATGTGCTCCAGGCCGCCGCCCGGCAGGGCGTCCGCCGCGTCGTGCTCACCTCGTCGTCGGTCGTCGCCGGCTCCCGGCGGACGGCCCGCGTCATTGCGGACTATGAGGCGCTCGGGGTGGCCGACGAGCCGGCGTACGTGCGCGCCAAGGCCGAGCAGGAGCGCCTGGCGTTTGAACTCGGGCAGCGTTTGGGGATCGAGGTCGTCGCGGTCCGCCCCACCGTCACCGTGGGCGGCCCTGATTTCGGGTTGACGGAGAGCAACCGGATG contains these protein-coding regions:
- a CDS encoding DUF362 domain-containing protein, whose product is MAASQPIRACVCLGGANDLAAHLARTLEDAGFWEILDGRRGEKVAAAFRIVIKPDLEVFATGGSTGTDPALVEALIEQLVTRGYETVSVVDGPSPAGVWLENRDVLALADLAGYRFETASGHPYDIADLGEDLADAGFPAGSVLAGTPLGAAWLEADFRILVPKLKTDEEERFALGAHTLLGVLPLRDKDLHYRCRLDAGDVAVALLQHTPVHFSIIDGRVANHGSQGMRASKPFPAGMLIASSDALLADWAGALKMGLDPYASRLNARALHTIGLPASYEIAGDLAPMVGWLNPSLLLADAVRARNKNPTLRRHVAPWITTVDTALFPFKQGLDAQVNGYLAPLLAEVDEQPFVAGAYLALNGLLASIEQGLYAWRITADKGRLRRREVPLGIDLSRFQPADFDAVAQYILPLADIARHTPPDANGLRWRYIDGSVLFEYRRILPISFDRFVDRVDIAAAVEMMYDNIGGARVTVQQDEQGRIVHQAERNIYLPQPNWMVFFGGEDIDVGKIEVVRYEADRRRIFWRAVESANGSAAFDDGLVAFSRHGDDVEILIVARQKFALPLFWQAINMDYLPEIKARMVSDAYIAFFSRTVANYEAAYEGRDTRTGHALATKDDEDGRPLAIEQIDELLAMLMDFLRRWAQPTKGGPTKDGQATASTDAMGYRHLPGKAAAEHQPALWRELAEAMQRDMRRMTGTTDTSS
- a CDS encoding NAD-dependent epimerase/dehydratase family protein, producing the protein MRALVTGASGFIGSHLARGLRQRGYDVCGLVRPTSDRRNLTGVDLALVHGDVREPATLDAALDGRDIVFHAASPYTFWGISEVDLFETTVAGARNVLQAAARQGVRRVVLTSSSVVAGSRRTARVIADYEALGVADEPAYVRAKAEQERLAFELGQRLGIEVVAVRPTVTVGGPDFGLTESNRMLVRYLTDPMKATWIGGCNIVGIDDVVAGHLLAAERGVAGEWYTLGSENLEWPAVHGLVSELVGLPGPWITSWETTAVAAAAAFEFASRLTGKPPQSSREQARMVGRYYWYDDAKARALGYCAVPAREALARALAWLVASEHIPNDVRARMNLAPEVTRGSR